The genomic interval CCACCTGGGAGCTAGTAGTCACTGGAGTGTCATTCCCCTTTGAAGGAAGCGGATCAAGGAAGCGGAAGAAGGGGAACCATGTTTTACCGTGGTTTTTCCGTTCCAAGTCCCAAAAAAATTAGGATGGAATGTTAGGGTATGGATTATTTCAGCATCCGTTGGAGAAAATAGCCACGAGGTGAATGGAATGGCGGATTCTCTGACGATTATGGGAATTTTGGTGGATCACCGGGGAAAGCATGCCCCGGAGGTTCAAGAGGTGATTACCCGGCATGGCTCGGATATTCTCTGCCGGATGGGCGTGCCCAGCCCTTCGAAGGAGCAGGGGCTGATCACCCTGGTCTTTGAAGGTGACCTGGCCAGCGTCCAGGATTTCCGGCGGGAATTGGAAGCCATCGCCGGCGTTGACGTCCAAAGCATGAGTTTTTCGAAGTAGGCGAAGCCAACCGGTTTTGGTCCGAGCTGCCCTGTTGGCTTGAAAAAGAAGGTGTGACATGAAAAAGATAATTCTTTGGCTGAAAGCGATGCGGGCTTCGTTCTTTCCGACCTCTTTCATCTCCGTGCTGGTGGGAGCGGCGGTCAGCAGCGGCGAGCATCCGGTGAGTCCGGCGGCGTTTTGTTTGGCTTTGCTGGTGGTGGTCAGCAATCAGGCGGGCGCCAACCTGATCAATGACTATTTTGACGCCGCGGGGAGCGATCCGCTCAATCAGAATTCGAGCCCCTTTAACGGGGGCAGCCGGTTGATCCAGCGGAAAATACTGGCGCGGCAGACTTATTTCAAGGCCGCGGTGCTCGCCTTCGGGATCGCGCTGCTCACCTCGGCCCTGGCGGCCGTGGCCTATCGCAATCTGCTCATCTTCGGCCTGGGATTGGCCGGGGCCGCCATCGGCTGGACCTATAGCGCCGTGCCGTTCCGCGGCATGAGCCGGGGCTGGGGGGAGCTGACGTTGGGAATCGGCTACGGACCGCTGGCGGTCCTGGGGAGCTACCTGCTGCAGACCAACCAGTTCGCCTGGAAACCGGTGCTGGCCGGGGTGCCGGTCGGCTTTTTGATCATGGGGGTGCTGATCCTCAACGAACTGCCGGACGTGGCGGCCGACCGGGCGGCCGGCAAGCGGAACCTGGTGGTCCGGGCCGGCGGCAGCCGCGCCGGACTCTGGGTCTATTTGACCGTGATTACCCTGGTTTATCTGGCGATTTCCATCGGAGTCTTTGCCGGGGTGTTTCCGCCGGGCATTCTGATCTCGTATTTCTCCATTCCCCTGGCGGTGTGGATCGTCTTGAAGACCTGGAGCTGCCGGAGCCGGATCCCGGAGCTGATCCCGGCCATGGCCGGCAATGTGGGCCTGACCATTCTGATCGGCCTCTTGCTCAGCCTGGGCTTTTGGGGGCATTAGCCCGGGCCGGATGAGGAGGGAGTGACGCTGGAAGCTGTGGCGAAGGACGCGACAGCTTTTTCGCTGTGGCCGGCGGGCGGGGACGGTTAATTTTTCGAAAAGCAAAGGAGTTTAGGGCGGGATTAGCGAAATAGAAGGGTACGAAACGCGGAGGACGAGTCATGGAATATCAAACCCTCTACCGGCGCTGGCGGCCCGGAACCTTTGAAGACGTCGTCGGCCAGCAGCACGTGGTAACCACGCTGTATCACGCCATTGAGAAGGGGCGGGTAGCCCACGCCTATCTCTTCACCGGGCCGCGCGGCACCGGCAAGACCAGTATCGCCAAGATCTTCGCCAAGGCTTTAAACTGCCTGGAGCCCCAGGGCGCCGAGGCTTGCGACCATTGCGCCAATTGCAGCCGGATCAGCGAGGGCACGTTTCTGGATGTGATCGAAATTGACGCCGCCTCCAACCGGGGCATCGACGAAATCCGCGATCTGCGGGAGAAGGTCCGTTTCGCGCCGGCCGAAGGCAAATATAAGATATATATTATCGACGAAGTTCATATGTTGACTACCGAAGCCTTCAACGCGCTGTTGAAGACGCTTGAGGAACCGCCCCAGTTCGTGGTGTTCATCCTGGCGACCACCGAGATTCATAAGATTCCGGTCACGATTCTCTCCCGCTGCCAGCGGTTCGATTTCAAACGGTTCACGGTCGCCGAGATCAAGGGGCGGTTGAGCCGGATCCTCACCGCCGAGGGCGTCACCGAATGGTCGGACCGGGGCCTGGAGCTCATCGCCGAGCATGCCGAAGGCGGGATGCGCGACGCGCTGGGCCTGTTGGAACAGGTCTTGGCCCACGGCCAGGGCCGGCTGGCGGAGGAGACGGTCCGGGCCATTCTGGGATTGACCAGCGAAGAAGCAGTCGCGGCGCTCGCCGCCGCCATCAGCAGCCACAATACCGGCGGCGCCCTGGCGGTGTTGAGCCGGGTCAATCAGGAAGGCAAGGATATCTATCAGTTCGGCCGCAGTTTGGTGGGGCATTTTCGCGATTTGCTGCTGGCCGAGGTCAGCGGGGCCGGGGACGGCTCGGGTTCTGCCGCGGATTTGCTGCGGGCCATCGAAGTGCTGGCCGACGCCACCTATGAGGTGAAACGGAGTCAGCAGAGCTCCTTGCCGTTGGAGTTGGCCCTGATCAAGCTGACCGCCCCCGGGCTGGACTATGCCGGCCTCGAACAGCGCTTGGCCCGCTTGGAACGGCTATTGGACGGCCAGGCCGTCCCGTTGGCCGCTGCGCCTCAACCGCCCGCCCTCGCTCCGGCCATATCCGGCCCGAAAGAAGCGTCCGTTTCATCGCAACCGGAGCTCCACCGGCCGCAGTCGCCGGTTCCGGCCCCGGAGTCGACTCCGCCGCAAACGGCGCCGCCGGCGACGGCCGGCAGCGGCGCCAAGTTCGACTGGAACGAGTTTTTGGAGGCGGTCAAAAAGAAAAAAAGGACTTTGGCGGCTTTAATTCAAGAAGGAAAACCGCTACAATGGGATGAGGAACAATTAATCGTCGGTTTGCCGCCCAATTTAAAATTTCACCTGGAGAATCTGAGTTTGGCTCAGAACCGGGAATTACTGGAGAGTATCTTGCACGAGGTGACCGGGAAGCAGGTGCGGATCAGCTGCGTGCCGGCCACTGAAGGAACGCCGGAAGCGAAGGCCGGCCGGTCCGCCCCCGCCGCCCCGGCCGCACCGTCAGTCCCTGAACCGCTCGCCAAGGCGATGGCGATCTTCGGCGGAGAAGTCAAACCGATTACCAGTCCAAAGGAGGAGAAAGAATGATGCCGAATATGCAACAAGCGATGAAACAGATTCAAAAGATGCAGGCGGAGATGGCCCGCGTCCAGCAGGAGCTGGAATCCAAGACCGTGACCGCCACCGCCGGCGGCGGCGTGGTGACCGTGGAAGTCTCCGGCAAGCTGGAACTGAAAAAGATCGAGATCAATCCGGAAGTGGTGACGAGCGACGATCTGGAGATGCTGCAGGATCTGATCACCGCCGCGGTCAACGAAGGAATCAAGAAAGCCCAGGAGATGGCGGCCAACGATATGGCCAAGGTGACGGGCAACCTCAATATCCCCGGCCTGCCGGGACTCTTCTAACATGCTGTATCCCCAACCCATGACCCGGCTCATCCATGAACTGTCCAAACTTCCGGGAGTCGGGCCCCGTACCGCTCAACGACTGGCTTTTCATGTGTTGACCCTCTCCGACGAGGAGGTGGGGAAGCTGGCGGAAGCACTGTTGGAAGCCAAACACAAGATCGGGTTTTGCACGATCTGCGGCCAATTGACCGAGACTTCCCCCTGCGCCACCTGCCGGGATCCGGGACGGGATCAGACCCTGCTCTGCGTGGTGGAGGAACCCAAAGACGTCATCGCCATGGAGAAGACCCGCATCTTCAAAGGGCTGTATCATGTCTTGGGCGGAGCCATTTCGCCGCTGGAGGGGATCGGCCCCGAGGAACTGCGCCTCAAAGAGCTGCTGGACCGGTTGCGCACCGGCAGCTTTGAAGAGCTGATCATCGCCACCGACCCCAACATCGAAGGAGAGGCCACCGCGCTGTACCTGAGCAAGATCCTCCATCCGCTCGGCCTGCGGATCACCCGCCTGGCGCGGGGACTGCCGGTCGGCGGCGATCTGGAGTATATCGATGAGATCACGCTCAGCAAGGCGTTT from Hydrogenispora ethanolica carries:
- the dnaX gene encoding DNA polymerase III subunit gamma/tau; translated protein: MEYQTLYRRWRPGTFEDVVGQQHVVTTLYHAIEKGRVAHAYLFTGPRGTGKTSIAKIFAKALNCLEPQGAEACDHCANCSRISEGTFLDVIEIDAASNRGIDEIRDLREKVRFAPAEGKYKIYIIDEVHMLTTEAFNALLKTLEEPPQFVVFILATTEIHKIPVTILSRCQRFDFKRFTVAEIKGRLSRILTAEGVTEWSDRGLELIAEHAEGGMRDALGLLEQVLAHGQGRLAEETVRAILGLTSEEAVAALAAAISSHNTGGALAVLSRVNQEGKDIYQFGRSLVGHFRDLLLAEVSGAGDGSGSAADLLRAIEVLADATYEVKRSQQSSLPLELALIKLTAPGLDYAGLEQRLARLERLLDGQAVPLAAAPQPPALAPAISGPKEASVSSQPELHRPQSPVPAPESTPPQTAPPATAGSGAKFDWNEFLEAVKKKKRTLAALIQEGKPLQWDEEQLIVGLPPNLKFHLENLSLAQNRELLESILHEVTGKQVRISCVPATEGTPEAKAGRSAPAAPAAPSVPEPLAKAMAIFGGEVKPITSPKEEKE
- a CDS encoding prenyltransferase, which translates into the protein MKKIILWLKAMRASFFPTSFISVLVGAAVSSGEHPVSPAAFCLALLVVVSNQAGANLINDYFDAAGSDPLNQNSSPFNGGSRLIQRKILARQTYFKAAVLAFGIALLTSALAAVAYRNLLIFGLGLAGAAIGWTYSAVPFRGMSRGWGELTLGIGYGPLAVLGSYLLQTNQFAWKPVLAGVPVGFLIMGVLILNELPDVAADRAAGKRNLVVRAGGSRAGLWVYLTVITLVYLAISIGVFAGVFPPGILISYFSIPLAVWIVLKTWSCRSRIPELIPAMAGNVGLTILIGLLLSLGFWGH
- a CDS encoding YbaB/EbfC family nucleoid-associated protein translates to MMPNMQQAMKQIQKMQAEMARVQQELESKTVTATAGGGVVTVEVSGKLELKKIEINPEVVTSDDLEMLQDLITAAVNEGIKKAQEMAANDMAKVTGNLNIPGLPGLF
- the recR gene encoding recombination mediator RecR, with the protein product MLYPQPMTRLIHELSKLPGVGPRTAQRLAFHVLTLSDEEVGKLAEALLEAKHKIGFCTICGQLTETSPCATCRDPGRDQTLLCVVEEPKDVIAMEKTRIFKGLYHVLGGAISPLEGIGPEELRLKELLDRLRTGSFEELIIATDPNIEGEATALYLSKILHPLGLRITRLARGLPVGGDLEYIDEITLSKAFEGRTDL